One region of Sulfurisphaera ohwakuensis genomic DNA includes:
- a CDS encoding IS110 family transposase translates to MEAPVAGIDVSKDKLVVYFQGKYYEFPNDRQGYEEIIKILPKGCKVGIESTGIYHINLAKYLMGEYDVRIINPFILKKFKDFRGKKSDKNDAKKLAEIVVSMGSEFTTSDARELTSQWDFVTRSIARVKNRLRRDLILLGYKDSLSKKNLEEVLRGGDSIVLVEVRFLLEELERLEVRKREIEEKLEDLVPKDSLIFTIPGIGKTLGCIILARVGDIRRFSDKKKFVAYCGLDPVIESSGKSVVSKGISKRGDAVLRRAFYLAALTAIRVNPVIKRFYEEHKGKLKGKKLIIACARKLAVITWAVLYYNKPFDASE, encoded by the coding sequence ATGGAGGCCCCAGTCGCAGGAATAGACGTATCAAAAGATAAATTAGTAGTATATTTCCAAGGCAAATACTACGAGTTTCCTAATGATAGGCAAGGTTATGAGGAGATAATTAAGATCTTGCCTAAGGGTTGTAAAGTGGGTATTGAAAGTACTGGAATTTACCACATTAACCTAGCAAAGTACTTGATGGGAGAGTATGACGTTAGGATTATTAATCCCTTCATACTCAAGAAGTTCAAGGATTTTAGGGGTAAGAAGAGTGATAAGAATGATGCTAAAAAGCTTGCAGAAATAGTTGTAAGTATGGGTAGTGAGTTTACAACAAGTGATGCTAGGGAGTTAACTAGCCAATGGGATTTTGTTACTAGGAGTATTGCTAGGGTTAAGAATAGGTTGAGGAGGGATTTGATACTTTTGGGTTATAAGGATAGTTTGTCCAAGAAGAACTTAGAGGAGGTTTTGAGGGGTGGGGATAGTATTGTCTTGGTTGAGGTTAGGTTTCTTTTGGAGGAGTTGGAGAGACTTGAGGTTAGGAAGAGGGAGATTGAGGAGAAACTTGAGGATCTTGTTCCCAAGGATAGTTTGATTTTCACCATTCCTGGTATTGGTAAAACCTTGGGTTGTATTATTTTGGCTAGGGTTGGTGATATTAGGCGCTTTAGTGATAAGAAGAAGTTTGTTGCTTATTGCGGTCTTGACCCAGTTATTGAGTCTAGTGGTAAGAGTGTTGTTTCTAAGGGTATTTCTAAGAGGGGTGATGCTGTTTTGAGGAGAGCTTTCTATCTTGCAGCTTTAACTGCTATTAGGGTTAATCCTGTTATCAAGCGTTTTTATGAAGAGCATAAGGGAAAGTTGAAGGGTAAGAAGTTGATTATTGCCTGTGCAAGGAAATTAGCTGTTATTACTTGGGCTGTGCTGTATTATAATAAACCATTTGATGCTAGCGAGTGA
- a CDS encoding APC family permease yields MERFLYRKLPGALQALGVSTPSWLWIPLVIIVALFGGVLSYLGVRPSLRFTLTMSILEIVFILATSFLIFTKVPPDPTTFTFKYASPFNVGVGMAFIFLAFAGYETTSVLGEEAKDPKNTISKGVFTAALLVGITYLVASEAFVVGWGVNNMSSFFTELVPGIILGVKYGGIALGIILTILLISSGLTDSVTFFNTVSRVVFAMARDGVLDKRLYDIHETNKTPHKAILFSFIFSLAYTLIFSLIIGPENVFLSVGITTTFGFLIALFTANISLLFILRKNNSLSIWNILLTIAINSTLLFVVFANIITTSVNVYVLIGVVSFIVWMIAGAIYRVATNKKVTEI; encoded by the coding sequence ATGGAAAGGTTTTTATACCGGAAGCTTCCCGGTGCACTACAAGCTTTAGGTGTTTCCACTCCGTCTTGGTTATGGATTCCATTGGTAATAATAGTAGCCTTGTTTGGCGGTGTCTTATCTTATCTGGGTGTTAGACCATCTTTAAGATTTACGTTAACAATGAGCATTCTCGAAATAGTTTTTATATTGGCAACATCTTTTCTGATATTTACTAAAGTTCCTCCAGACCCGACTACTTTCACGTTTAAGTATGCTTCACCATTTAATGTAGGTGTAGGAATGGCATTTATATTTCTAGCTTTTGCAGGATATGAGACAACATCAGTTTTAGGAGAAGAGGCTAAGGATCCTAAGAATACTATATCTAAAGGAGTTTTCACTGCTGCTTTACTTGTTGGAATAACTTATCTGGTGGCAAGTGAAGCATTTGTAGTAGGTTGGGGCGTAAATAACATGTCTTCTTTCTTCACAGAATTAGTGCCTGGAATAATCTTAGGGGTAAAATACGGGGGAATAGCTTTAGGAATAATATTAACAATTCTTCTCATAAGTAGTGGTTTAACTGATTCCGTAACTTTCTTCAATACAGTATCTAGGGTAGTATTTGCTATGGCTAGGGATGGTGTATTAGATAAGAGATTATATGATATTCATGAAACTAATAAGACTCCACATAAGGCTATACTATTCTCATTCATATTTTCCTTAGCGTATACACTAATCTTTTCATTAATAATTGGCCCAGAAAACGTTTTCTTATCGGTCGGAATAACTACCACATTTGGGTTTTTGATAGCACTATTTACTGCTAATATAAGCTTGTTATTTATCTTAAGGAAAAATAATAGTCTAAGTATTTGGAATATTCTTCTTACTATAGCAATAAACTCAACATTACTATTTGTGGTGTTCGCTAATATTATAACTACGTCTGTTAACGTGTATGTGCTGATAGGAGTTGTATCTTTTATAGTTTGGATGATAGCTGGTGCTATTTATAGAGTAGCAACAAATAAAAAAGTAACTGAAATCTGA
- a CDS encoding acetamidase/formamidase family protein produces the protein MQYTIHAITHNKWDNTIPPIMTISDGDVITVETKEASDGQVTPSSTEKDLLKIDFSKIHPLTGPIEVKGAEPGDALEIEFLEFKHKGWGWTGVLPGFGFLADEQYTAPIDLQGPALKIWKVDEKYAYAKFGDLNVKVPIYPFPGVIGTALPYRGKLSTIPPRENGGNMDIKHLTIGTKLYLPVFVKGALLSIGDTHLAQGDGEVCGTAIEAPMEVTMKVRLIKNIGLTQPLFVAKKVKEMEYEEYIAYPGIDPNLWNAAKKAIKGIISILSKYMTPVEAYILASVTVNLRVSEVVDVPNWIVTAYLPKSVFDTNIDVL, from the coding sequence ATGCAATATACTATTCATGCAATAACACATAATAAGTGGGATAATACTATACCTCCAATTATGACAATAAGCGATGGAGATGTTATAACAGTAGAAACTAAAGAGGCCTCTGATGGCCAAGTTACACCTTCATCTACAGAGAAGGATCTCTTAAAAATAGACTTCTCCAAAATTCACCCATTGACCGGTCCAATAGAGGTAAAAGGTGCAGAACCCGGAGATGCTTTAGAGATTGAATTTTTAGAATTTAAGCATAAAGGATGGGGATGGACTGGAGTACTTCCAGGATTCGGATTTCTTGCTGATGAACAATATACTGCACCTATAGATCTTCAAGGACCAGCCCTTAAAATTTGGAAAGTTGATGAAAAGTATGCATATGCTAAATTCGGTGATTTAAACGTTAAAGTCCCCATATATCCTTTCCCTGGAGTAATAGGTACTGCGTTACCATATAGAGGAAAGTTGAGTACCATACCTCCTAGGGAAAATGGAGGAAATATGGATATTAAGCACCTAACTATAGGTACTAAGCTATACCTTCCAGTGTTTGTAAAAGGTGCATTACTTTCTATAGGTGATACTCACTTAGCCCAAGGTGATGGTGAGGTTTGTGGAACTGCAATAGAAGCCCCTATGGAGGTTACAATGAAGGTTAGGTTAATTAAAAATATCGGTTTAACTCAACCCCTATTTGTAGCTAAGAAAGTAAAAGAGATGGAATATGAAGAATATATAGCGTATCCGGGTATAGATCCTAATCTGTGGAATGCTGCTAAAAAAGCTATTAAGGGTATAATCTCTATTTTATCCAAATATATGACCCCAGTAGAGGCTTACATATTGGCTAGTGTTACAGTAAATCTTAGGGTTAGTGAGGTGGTTGATGTTCCCAATTGGATAGTTACAGCATATTTGCCAAAAAGCGTCTTCGACACAAATATTGATGTGCTCTGA